The Oscillatoria sp. FACHB-1406 genome segment GCGCTCTAGCTTGACATTTTCTCCAAACTGTGAAACGGCTTTTTCCCAGGCTTCCTCCTCGCTGTGCGCTACCACAAAGGGCGTTACATCGGTAATTTCGCCCTCGGTTTCGCTGACGGCGTACCAAGCAGGAATTTGATGTCCCCACCACAACTGCCGGGAGATGCACCAATCTTTCAGTTTCACCAACCAATCGCGATACACTTTCGTCCAACGTTCCGGGACGAAGTGGGGTGAATCTTCGTTATCGAGGCAGTGGAGGGCTTTTTCGGCGAGGGGATCGATTTTGACGAACCATTGAGTCGAAAGGAGGGGTTCGACGGGGACTTTGCCGCGATCGCTGTAAGGAACGGTATGCTTGTAATCCTCTACCTTGACCAAAAATCCTTCTTCATCCAAGCGCTGCACCACATTCTTGCGCGCCTCGAAGCGGTCTTGTCCGACGAATTCGCCGCCATTCTCGTTCAGCGTCCCATCCTTATTGAGGATATTCACGAACGGCAACTCGTGACGCTGCCCCATCTCAAAATCGTTGGGGTCGTGCGCCGGAGTTACTTTCACGCAGCCCGTCCCAAACGCGGGATCGACCAATTCATCGGCGAAAATCGGGATTTCTCGCCCGACGAGGGGCAGTTTCAACGTTTTACCGATTAAGGCTTGGTAGCGTTCGTCGTTGGGATTCACCGCTACGCCCGTATCGCCCAGCATTGTTTCCGGGCGCGTCGTCGCCACTTCCACAAATCCGCTGCCATCGGTCAGGGGATAGCGGAAATGCCAGAGTTTGCCGTCAACTTCTTTACTTTCAACTTCCAAATCCGAAACCGCCGATTGGGATTCCGGACACCAGTTGACCATGTACTGCCCGCGATAGATTAAACCGTCATTGTAGAGGCGCACGAACGCTTCGATGACGGCATCGCGCAATTTCGGGTCGAGGGTGAAGCGTTCCCGCGACCAGTCGGCAGAAAGTCCGATACGTTTGAGTTGATTGACAATTGTACCGCCGGATTGGGCGCGCCATTGCCAAGCGCGATCGAGAAATTCCTCCCGCCCGACTTCGTAGCGCGTCGTCCCGTCCTGTCGCAACTGCTTCTCGAGGATTGTATGGACGGCAATGCTGGCGTGGTCGGTTCCCGGCAAACACAAGACGTTTTTACCCAGCATTCTCTGGTAGCGCACGACGGTATCGAGAAGGGCCGTATTAAAAGCATGGCCCATGTGCAAGCTACCGGTGACATTCGGCGGCGGAATGACAACGCTGTAGGGTTCGCCGCCGCTATTGGGATTGGCTTGAAAAACTTGATGGGTTTCCCACTCCCGTTGCCATTTCGCTTCGGCAACTGAGGGGTCATACTGGGTTGGCAGGGTCATTTCAGTTATAGTTATCAGTTATCAGCGATCGCTCATCAAGAACGACGGCTTTAAGTGATTTTGAATGTATGGACAGTTAAATTTTGCCACAGGGGTGGAACCGTTATACAAAATCGATAAGAAGGGGCGCGAGTTAATTTTACTTCGCCCGAACTGTTTATTTCTCTATCGTAGGCGATCCCGTAGGAATCCGCATAGCGGATGCGCCTGAAGACATCTCCTGTGTTAATTTGTGGGTAGAGATCGAGAAGTATCGACGTTTTGTTACCCAAAGCCAGGGCTGGTTTGACGCGATCGCAATGCTGAAGTGAAGGTATTTTATTAAACAGCAGTTAGCTTACAAAGCGAGTGTTGTAAGACTTCTTATAAAACGCTGAAGCAACCTCAAAACAAACTACGCGGGATGAATCTTTAAAAATTGTAGTATGAAAAAAATTTGGCACGAGCGGACAAAACTTTGGCGGCGGGGATTGGCAATGCTGCTTGCACTGGTGGGCGCGATCGCGTTTTCGGCTTGTTCGGGGACAATGTTAAAAGGAAGCGCTGCGCAAGTTCCCCAAGTCGTTCTCAGTATTTTAAGCGATCCCAAGACCTTTAATTACGTCCTTAATGCCGAATCGCCCAATATTTTTGGATTGACCTACGAGGGATTACTGAGAGAAAATCCCCTCACGGGCGCGATCGAGCCGAGATTGGCAAAATCTTGGGAAATTTCCCCCGATAAGCTGCGAATTACCTTCACATTGCGCGAGGGGTTGAAATGGTCGGACGGACAACCGCTAACCATCAATGATGTCGTATTTTCTTACAATAAACTCTTCCTCAATGAAGAAATTCCGACGAACGTTCGCGATAGTTTGCGCATCGGTCAAAGTGGTAAGTTTCCGATTGTCCGAAAGGTGGATAATCAGCGCGTTGAATTTATCTTTCCCGAACCCTTTTCCCCCTTCGTCGGTGCGACAGGTTTAGGGATTTTACCCGCTCATGCCCTCGGAAAATTTGTTACGGAAAAAGATAGTGAAGGCAAACCTATTTTTCTCTCGAAATGGGGCGTTGATACTCCCCCGAATGAAATTATTGTTAACGGCCCTTACAAGCTAAAAAGTTATGCGACTAGCCAGCGCGTCGTCTTTGAGCGCAACCCTTATTTTTGGCGAAAAGACGCACAAGGAAATGCTCTGCCTTACATCCAAGAAGTCGTTTGGGAAATTGTTGAAAATCAGGATACTTCATTATTGCAGTTTCGTTCCGGTGATTTAGATGCAATTGGGATTTCGCCGGAATACTACTCGCTCCTCAAACGAGAAGAAAAACGCGGGAAGTTTACGATTTATAATGGCGGCCCTTCTTACGGGACGA includes the following:
- a CDS encoding ABC transporter substrate-binding protein, with protein sequence MKKIWHERTKLWRRGLAMLLALVGAIAFSACSGTMLKGSAAQVPQVVLSILSDPKTFNYVLNAESPNIFGLTYEGLLRENPLTGAIEPRLAKSWEISPDKLRITFTLREGLKWSDGQPLTINDVVFSYNKLFLNEEIPTNVRDSLRIGQSGKFPIVRKVDNQRVEFIFPEPFSPFVGATGLGILPAHALGKFVTEKDSEGKPIFLSKWGVDTPPNEIIVNGPYKLKSYATSQRVVFERNPYFWRKDAQGNALPYIQEVVWEIVENQDTSLLQFRSGDLDAIGISPEYYSLLKREEKRGKFTIYNGGPSYGTNFVFFNLNRGSRDGKPLVDPIKSRWFNNVKFRQAVAYAIDYQQMINNVFRGLGAPQKSPISVQSPFYDDTLKGYSYNPDKARSLLKEAGFKYNDRGQLLDDRGNRVRFVLATNAGNKTRESMMTQIVQNLAQIGIQVDPNPLAFNVVVDKLSNSLDWDCVLLGLTGGNEPNDGANVWFPEGNLHMFNQKPQPGEKEIESWEAADWERQIQQLYIQAAAEFDLAKRKALYAQTQQITEEYLPFIYLVNSLSLSAVRDRIQPIQYSALEGALWNIEELKIVE